AGCCTGAGAGCCCGGTATGGCCGGGGCGTCGTTTACCAGGTCTATGGACGCCTTATCGATGGCCACCGGGTCCATCGACGCGAGTATGCCGATATCCGGGACTATCGGTAGGTCTGACCAGCCTCGTTGACGATGCTCGCAGTCGCACCTCCAATCCACCTCTATCAGAAAGTTCAGGCTGAAGACTTTATCGAAGCCTAGGGTCTTCAGAACCGCGTAAGCCGCGTCGACTACCCGCAGCTGAACCTCCCTAGGGTCCCTGTGTCTGGTGGATTTCAAAGCCTTCCTGGGGCAGACGGATTGACAGGCCTTACACCCGTAGCATAGGTTCCAGTCTACCTTAGCCTTTCCTCCGCGTAGCGTGATGGCGCCTGTGGGGCATGCGTCGACGCACTCGCCGCATCCGTCGCATAGGGTCTCGTCTACGGTGGGCTTGTTCTCGAAGTGTATATAATACTTCGTCTCCTTGCATACGCATCCTGCCCCGTAGTTCTTTATCGCCCCACCGAACCCGGTGATCTCGTGTCCTTTAAAGTGGGCTAAGCCGACCATGAAGTCGAACTCCAGAAGCCTACGTGGAACCGAGACCTCCTTGAGCCTAAACCCGTCTACCTTGATTTGGACACAGTCCAGCCCCTGCTCGCCGTCCATTATGAGGATCTCCGCGTCCACCGTCTCCTCTGTGAACCCGTGTGAGACGGCGATTTTAAGATACTTCTCAGCCGTCCCCCTGGGGTCTAGTAGCCCTAGCCCGGTGGTTTCGACGACGGTCGGCTCCGCGCCGAGGCTTCGGAGGTATTCGACGACCGTTCTAACATAGAAGGGTCTGAGGTAGCGGGTGGTGAGCGGGGCTCCCATGTGGGTCTTAACAGCGACCCTATCCCCCTTACCCACCATCCCGGGTAGACCCGCCCTATCCATAAGCCTCACAAGCTTCCTGACGAGGCTCTCTTCGCTGCTTCTAGACCTCGCGTCGACCATGAAAACCTCAGACAAGACCGACCGCCTCAGAGATACCCCGGCGGAAACTTAAGTCTTTTCGCATGCAACCCCCTCCCTCTATAGTTTTTCCATGATAAATTACCCCCGGTAATGGAGTATGCAGGTTCGGGTTAAACTCTCTCAATATTTTCTCCTATCGAAAAAGCCGAGACGCCTTCTTACCTCTTCAGATACGGAGAAGACTAGGGGGTATTAGAATGGGAATCTTGGTTCTTCGAAATCCCTTTGGACGCCGTATTTCTCCCAGTGGACTTTGCTTTTTAGAGGCTGCCTACCCCGCGTGGGTTTTTCCGCCGGATAGCCGAGGGAGACCATGCATAGAACCCTGAGGCCGCCGGGTATGCCTAGAATCCTCTTTATAGGCTCCTCGTACTCCGTACCCGCCACACCCATCCAGCACGAGCCTAATCCCTGAGCATAGGCCGCTAGGAGCATGTTCTCGACCGCCGCGCCTAGGTCTTCACGCCAGAAGCTCGATAGACCGGGGTCTCCCACGACGGCTACGACCACAGGTGCCTCGACCATAAACCTACCCCACCTGTGAACCTCCGCCAACCTCCTCCTGGTCTCGGGGTCCCTAACTACTATGAAGCTCCAGGGCTGAGAGTTATGAGCCGAAGGAGCCCAATGAGCCGCGTAGAGACACCGAAGAACCTTCTCCTCCTCCACAGGCTTACCGAGATACCTCCTCACACTACGCCTACCCCTTATAGCCTCGAACAAATCCATACCAAACCACCCCACTACACCATAGGGGGAAGAACGCTTAAGCCTTACGAAGCAAAACATAGAATGTACTACATGTGGTATAGTCGTCCTATTATCTCGCTTCCAGCTTCAAGCATGTAACGTTTAACTATGGCGCTTGAATCGAGAT
The sequence above is a segment of the Candidatus Bathyarchaeota archaeon genome. Coding sequences within it:
- a CDS encoding nitroreductase family protein, which produces MDLFEAIRGRRSVRRYLGKPVEEEKVLRCLYAAHWAPSAHNSQPWSFIVVRDPETRRRLAEVHRWGRFMVEAPVVVAVVGDPGLSSFWREDLGAAVENMLLAAYAQGLGSCWMGVAGTEYEEPIKRILGIPGGLRVLCMVSLGYPAEKPTRGRQPLKSKVHWEKYGVQRDFEEPRFPF
- a CDS encoding DUF362 domain-containing protein; the protein is MSEVFMVDARSRSSEESLVRKLVRLMDRAGLPGMVGKGDRVAVKTHMGAPLTTRYLRPFYVRTVVEYLRSLGAEPTVVETTGLGLLDPRGTAEKYLKIAVSHGFTEETVDAEILIMDGEQGLDCVQIKVDGFRLKEVSVPRRLLEFDFMVGLAHFKGHEITGFGGAIKNYGAGCVCKETKYYIHFENKPTVDETLCDGCGECVDACPTGAITLRGGKAKVDWNLCYGCKACQSVCPRKALKSTRHRDPREVQLRVVDAAYAVLKTLGFDKVFSLNFLIEVDWRCDCEHRQRGWSDLPIVPDIGILASMDPVAIDKASIDLVNDAPAIPGSQAYEVGAVEPGSDKFRLIYPDIDWEFMLKASEKMGLGSQEYKLVKVS